A stretch of DNA from Bacillota bacterium:
CTGCCCGGTAACGTGCAAAAATTTAATGTAATCGTTCGCATGCAGTTCTTTTAAAACTCCGGCCATGGCCAGGTTTATACTTCGTGCCCCCTGACTTCCACCGAAAGATAGTACCAGCGCCTGCTGAGGCAGCACACCTAATTTTTCACGCGCTTGGTTCCGATCAGCCGTTAGTACTTCCGGACGCACAGGGAGTCCGGTAATTTGAACTCTTGCCCGCCGGGGAAAACGCCGGACAGAATCTTCAAAGGTGGTTGTAACTTGACTGGCAAGAACAGATAATATACGGTTGGTGACCCCGGGCAGGGCATTTTGCTCGTGGATCAGGGTGGGCACCCGCAGAGAGGCAGCAGCAATTACCACCGGGCCACACACATAGCCGCCGGTTCCCACCACTGCACTTGGTTTGAATTTCTTAATTATTTTTCTGGCTTCCAGAGTACCTGTACCGGCGCGCCATAAGACCAGTAGATTCCTGGGTGTTAAACTCCGGCGCAATCCCGATAATCGAATTGATTGAAACGCCAAACCGGAACGGGGAACGATATCGGCTTCCAAACCCTTTTTTGTTCCAATATAAAGGATTTTAGCACCGGGGTACCTCTCCTGTAAACCCCGGGCTATTGCCAGCGCGGGATAGATGTGCCCCCCGGTTCCCCCACCGGTTATCACAAAACGCATTGCTCCACTCCTTATAAAGAAGACTTGGTTCAGGTGGGGTTTTGACCCATACGTTGGGGACATTCCTCCGAAGGAGGTGTGTCCCCTATCCGCTAAACCTTAGTCGCACTTATTTCGAGCTACAGCCTGTTAGTCCCATTAGTTGGGGACATTCCTGTCCCCAGAAGCTTCAGCAGGTGTGTCCCCGACCCTAAGGGGGGGTCTTACAGGCTGTGCGAAGATAAAGAAGACTTGGTTCAGGTGGGGTTTTGACCCCATCTGAACCTTAGTCGCACTTATTTCGAGCTTACAGCCTGTTAATCCCATTAGTTGGGGACATTCCTGTCCCCAGAGAAATACCCAAGCTTCAGCAGGTGTGTCCCCTTTCCTTATGCGGGGTCGGGGTCTTACAGGCTGTGCGAAGATCATTTTATAGACATTCATCTGGGTTTTGTGTGTTTGGATATATTTAACAATATACCCATACCCATAAG
This window harbors:
- the murG gene encoding undecaprenyldiphospho-muramoylpentapeptide beta-N-acetylglucosaminyltransferase; translation: MRFVITGGGTGGHIYPALAIARGLQERYPGAKILYIGTKKGLEADIVPRSGLAFQSIRLSGLRRSLTPRNLLVLWRAGTGTLEARKIIKKFKPSAVVGTGGYVCGPVVIAAASLRVPTLIHEQNALPGVTNRILSVLASQVTTTFEDSVRRFPRRARVQITGLPVRPEVLTADRNQAREKLGVLPQQALVLSFGGSQGARSINLAMAGVLKELHANDYIKFLHVTGQAQQGEFISECRRLNVTLNEDNIKVVPYLYEMPEALAAADLIICRAGAATLAEITVRGIPAVLIPYPYAAENHQEYNARALVRKDAAEMILDDEVTGRLLAQKINTMINNPEKLKEMAGASLSEGRPRALQDIIKNVDRLLSG